The DNA segment CGCTCACCGGGCTAATCATAGGCGGTTCATGTACATCTAATCCTACACCATGTCCCAAACTGTGAACAAAGTATTCACCATAACCTCTTTCCGCAATATATTTTCTGGCCACTTCATCAATATCCCTTGTCCTTACACCAGCTTTTAAGCGGCTCATTGCTAGGCTTTGTGTTTTACTTAATGTCTCAAGTAAGTGCTTTTGTTTTTCAGAGGGATTCCCAGCAACAGCTGTTCTCGTCATATCCGCGCAGTAACCTCGATATTTTGCGCCAACATCAATTACAACGAGATCACCATATTTAATCTCGCGTTCGCATGAACCGCCATGTGGAAAAGCTGACTCTGGACCACTACAAACAATGGTATCAAATGCAACGCCGCTTGAGCCTGCCTTTCGCATCTCATATTCTATCTCAGCAGCAATCTCCCATTCCTTCAAACCAGGTTTTATAATTTCAAGAGCCCTTTTCATCCCCCTACTAGTTATTTCGGCAGCCTTATGTACAAGCGCAACTTCCTCCTTATCCTTAACTTTTCTTAAGGACCAGATGGAATCTTCTAAATATTCAAGTTTAAGATCCTTCATGTTATCCGTGATTCTAATATACTCATGCGCGCTGAGCCTATCAAAACCTATTGACTTAAACCCGTGATTCACTATTTCACTTATAATTTTAGTATCGGCTCTTTCTCCAACCTTTATCAAGCTAATTCTCACATTCTTAGCCATTTCATTAGCTGCCTCATAATTAACTGCATGAACAAATAGGATACATTCTTCATCTACTGGAATTAGGAGCCGATATCCCCCAGAAAACTCAGTAAAATAATATATGTTTTTTTCATTAGATATTAAGAGAGCATCGATATTTTTTTGGGCTAAAATCTCTCTAATTCTTTTAATGCGATTAGCGCTTGACAAATAGCTCCTCTCCTCCCAACATAGAATACTCTTTGTGCTTTCCCAAAAATTATATTTTTACCTAGGAGTTCTATTCACTTGTGTCTAAAGAGAAGGTGAAAAAGTTCCCTTATATAATCTTGAGATAGCTAGACGGGAATTAAGAGAAAGGAATCTATCGCTTGTAATAGTTAAGGATGGAAGAATAATATTTACGTCTAAACTTCAGGGCATAATTGGACTAATACAAGCAATAGATTGTTTAGGCGAATACCTCTATTCATCATCTGTAGCTGATAAAGTTGTTGGCAGAGCTGCCGCCCTATTATTAGCATACTCACGTGCCAGCGAAGTTTATGCAACTGTAATAAGTGAGAGTGGACTAATAGTGCTTAACGAGTATAATATAAGGGTTGAATATGATACTCTAGTTCCGAAAATAATGAATAGACGGGGAGATGATCTATGCCCTTTTGAAAAAATATCTCTAACTGCGCGATCGCCTGAAGAAACTTATAAAAAATTGAAAGATTATATCAAGATTTCTGGTAGCTGATAGTAGCGCCATTTAACCAGTAAGCACTTTATTTAACACTTCACTTGGCATAAATTTTTCCTGTGATCTAACTGACGCTTCCTCAATATATAGTTGGATCGCATACCTTAATGCATCTTGACTCACTGGTATGAAATCCCTACCTGAACTAAAATATTCCATTAATGATGCAGCACATGCAAACCTTAATACTTTATCCTCAAGTCTGGCTGAGAATGTAAGAACTTCCCCTTTGATTTCCTCAAGTATGGCTTTCCTAGCTTTACCAATTAATTCGTATGTTTGTGGAGTTATCATAACTGGTTTATAGGGAAACTTATCTCTGACGGATGGATGCCCCGTTTCAATAGCGTAAACTAGCGTTAAATGATCCCTTATTGCTTGAGCATCCCTCTCAACATCTATTTTCCCTAATGCTAGCCTCATTTGGCTCTCAGCAACTTCAAGGAAGCGCTCTTTAGTTAAGCGGTGTAACCTACAGAGCATACGATCCTCAATAGCTCTAAAATTAGGATCCTGAATAGTCACGGTGTAGCCTCTTTCATGCACAGAAACATTATAGTTTACTGTGAAGAATGATGTGAATCTGTAGGGTCCTATAACCTCACGGTGCAACTCATATTTTATTTCACCCTGTTCCATCGCGATTTTAAGCGGTTCAACCATGCCCTTATATTTGAAGAAATCGTTAAATTCAGGTATAATAAAATTGAATGTTCTTCCAGCATAAGCCTGTCCAATCCTTATGAAGCGCGCTGGAGTCATACCCCCACAATAACGATTTCTGCCGGGTATACCATGCGCTGGAATCTTTGCATCCGGCTTACCAAGTATC comes from the Candidatus Bathyarchaeia archaeon genome and includes:
- a CDS encoding Xaa-Pro peptidase family protein, whose product is MSSANRIKRIREILAQKNIDALLISNEKNIYYFTEFSGGYRLLIPVDEECILFVHAVNYEAANEMAKNVRISLIKVGERADTKIISEIVNHGFKSIGFDRLSAHEYIRITDNMKDLKLEYLEDSIWSLRKVKDKEEVALVHKAAEITSRGMKRALEIIKPGLKEWEIAAEIEYEMRKAGSSGVAFDTIVCSGPESAFPHGGSCEREIKYGDLVVIDVGAKYRGYCADMTRTAVAGNPSEKQKHLLETLSKTQSLAMSRLKAGVRTRDIDEVARKYIAERGYGEYFVHSLGHGVGLDVHEPPMISPVSEDVLSQWNVVTIEPGIYIPKFGGARIEDTILILKENAMKLTILDEDET